Proteins encoded by one window of Pseudomonas tructae:
- a CDS encoding efflux transporter outer membrane subunit, whose product MTRRPLLSDRSLQPLLAARGSRLLASALCLAMLSACTLSPDYQRPQTPAPVAFKHAEGWTQANPSDAIARGAWWELYGDAQLNGLVEQLNAGNQTVAQYEAQYRQSQALVRSARGALFPSLDLSAGKTRSSQGTGSSSSSLSNNSSGIRNTYNTQLGVSWEADLWGKLRDGLAANQASAQASLADMAAIRLSLQSELVQNYLQLRVIDEQKRLLEATVEAYERSLKMTENQYRAGVSGKDAVAQAQTQLKSTQADLIDLVWQRAQLENAIAVLLGKAPAEFALADSQAIPALPQVPLALPSQLLERRPDIAKAERNVMSANASIGVARAAYFPDLTLSMSGGYSSSSFSDWISLPNRFWSVGPQLAMTLFDGGQRAAEIDRSEAVYDQTVAQYRQTVLDGFKEVENYLVQLKVYQDEAQVRSEALAAARESLRLTNNQYKAGLIAYLDVVNVQTTALSNERSVLNLMQGRLVASVQLIAALGGGWDAQAAFAEQK is encoded by the coding sequence ATGACCCGACGTCCGCTTCTTTCCGACCGTTCGCTGCAGCCGCTGCTGGCTGCCCGTGGCTCGCGCCTGCTGGCCTCGGCCCTGTGTCTGGCGATGCTCAGCGCCTGTACCCTGAGCCCGGACTACCAACGGCCGCAAACCCCGGCGCCGGTGGCGTTCAAGCACGCCGAAGGCTGGACCCAGGCCAACCCCTCGGACGCCATCGCCCGCGGCGCCTGGTGGGAGTTGTACGGCGACGCCCAGCTCAATGGCCTGGTCGAGCAGCTCAATGCCGGCAACCAGACCGTTGCTCAATATGAAGCTCAGTACCGCCAGTCCCAGGCCCTGGTGCGCAGTGCCCGTGGCGCACTGTTCCCAAGCCTCGACCTGTCGGCCGGCAAGACCCGCTCAAGCCAGGGCACCGGCAGCTCCAGTTCGAGCCTGAGCAACAACAGCAGCGGCATCCGCAATACCTACAACACCCAGTTGGGGGTGAGCTGGGAGGCCGACCTGTGGGGCAAGCTGCGCGACGGCCTGGCCGCCAACCAGGCCAGCGCCCAGGCCAGCCTCGCCGACATGGCAGCGATCCGCCTGAGCCTGCAGTCGGAACTGGTGCAGAACTACCTGCAACTGCGGGTGATCGACGAACAGAAACGCCTGCTGGAGGCCACCGTCGAGGCTTATGAACGTTCGCTGAAAATGACCGAAAACCAGTACCGTGCCGGGGTGTCCGGCAAGGACGCGGTGGCCCAGGCGCAGACCCAGCTCAAAAGCACCCAGGCCGATCTGATCGACCTGGTGTGGCAGCGCGCGCAACTGGAAAACGCCATCGCCGTCCTGCTGGGCAAGGCCCCGGCCGAATTCGCCCTGGCCGACAGCCAGGCCATCCCGGCACTGCCGCAGGTGCCGCTGGCCTTGCCCTCGCAACTGCTCGAGCGCCGCCCGGACATCGCCAAGGCCGAACGCAACGTGATGTCGGCCAACGCCAGCATCGGCGTGGCCCGCGCCGCCTACTTTCCCGACCTGACCCTGAGCATGAGCGGCGGCTACAGCAGTAGCAGTTTCAGCGACTGGATCAGCCTGCCGAACCGCTTCTGGTCGGTTGGCCCGCAACTGGCCATGACCCTGTTCGACGGCGGCCAGCGCGCCGCCGAAATCGACCGCAGCGAAGCGGTCTATGACCAGACCGTGGCCCAGTACCGGCAGACCGTGCTCGACGGCTTCAAGGAAGTGGAAAACTACCTGGTGCAGCTCAAGGTCTACCAGGACGAAGCCCAGGTGCGCAGCGAGGCCCTGGCTGCGGCCCGCGAATCCCTGCGCCTGACCAACAACCAGTACAAGGCCGGGCTGATCGCCTACCTGGACGTGGTCAACGTGCAGACCACTGCGCTTAGCAACGAGCGCAGCGTGCTCAACCTGATGCAGGGGCGACTGGTGGCCAGCGTGCAGTTGATCGCGGCGTTGGGGGGCGGGTGGGATGCGCAGGCGGCGTTTGCTGAGCAGAAATAG
- a CDS encoding pyridoxal phosphate-dependent aminotransferase codes for MRYSALTQRIAGDGAAAWNIHYRAVELQAQGRDIILLSIGDPDFDTPAPIVDAAIASLRAGHTHYADVRGSEALRRAIARHHTRHSGQPVDPLEVVVLAGAQCALYGVAQCLFDPGDEVIVAEPMYVTYEAVFGACATRVIPVPVRPEQGFRVDPDDVARLITPRTRALLLNSPHNPSGASLPKATWQRLAQLCIDHDLWLISDEVYSELLYDGEHFSPASLPGMAQRSATINSLSKSHAMSGWRVGWVIGPQLLAEHLSNLALCMLYGLPDFIQNAAQVALEQELPQVRQMRDTYRQRRDRVCASLEGCPGIRVHKPDGGMFVMIDIRETGIGAQAFAERLLEEHGVSVLAGDAFGPSAAGHLRFGLVLDSERLVQACQRIARCAVQVLEGVPSVQQAGGNVDGKAQNRSVEHKAYQ; via the coding sequence ATGCGTTATTCCGCGCTTACCCAACGTATCGCCGGTGACGGTGCTGCGGCCTGGAACATCCACTACCGCGCCGTCGAGCTGCAGGCCCAGGGCCGGGATATCATCCTGCTGTCGATTGGCGACCCGGATTTCGATACGCCAGCGCCCATTGTCGACGCCGCCATCGCCAGCCTGCGCGCCGGTCACACCCACTATGCCGACGTACGCGGCAGCGAAGCCTTGCGCCGCGCCATCGCCCGCCACCACACCCGCCACAGCGGCCAGCCGGTCGACCCGCTGGAGGTGGTGGTGCTGGCCGGGGCCCAATGTGCGCTGTATGGCGTGGCCCAGTGCCTGTTCGATCCGGGTGACGAGGTGATCGTCGCCGAGCCGATGTACGTCACTTACGAAGCGGTGTTCGGCGCGTGTGCGACCAGGGTGATCCCCGTCCCTGTGCGCCCGGAGCAGGGTTTTCGGGTCGACCCGGACGACGTCGCCCGGTTGATCACGCCGCGCACCCGCGCTTTGCTGCTCAATAGCCCGCACAACCCCTCTGGCGCCAGCCTGCCCAAAGCGACCTGGCAGCGCCTGGCGCAGTTGTGCATCGACCACGACCTGTGGCTGATCTCCGATGAGGTCTACAGCGAGTTGTTGTACGACGGTGAGCACTTCAGCCCGGCCAGCCTGCCGGGTATGGCCCAACGCAGCGCGACCATCAACAGCCTGTCCAAGTCCCACGCCATGTCCGGCTGGCGGGTGGGCTGGGTGATCGGTCCGCAATTGCTCGCCGAGCACCTGAGCAACCTGGCCCTGTGCATGCTCTATGGTTTGCCCGATTTTATCCAGAACGCCGCCCAGGTAGCCCTGGAGCAGGAGCTGCCACAGGTACGGCAGATGCGCGATACCTACCGCCAGCGCCGCGACCGGGTCTGCGCCAGCCTTGAGGGCTGCCCCGGCATTCGCGTGCACAAGCCCGATGGCGGCATGTTCGTGATGATCGACATCCGCGAGACCGGCATCGGTGCCCAGGCCTTTGCCGAGCGCCTTCTGGAGGAACATGGGGTGTCGGTGCTCGCCGGTGATGCCTTCGGCCCCAGCGCCGCCGGGCACCTGCGCTTTGGCCTGGTGCTCGACAGCGAGCGCCTGGTGCAGGCCTGCCAGCGCATTGCCCGCTGTGCGGTGCAGGTGCTCGAGGGCGTGCCGTCAGTTCAGCAAGCCGGCGGCAATGTTGATGGTAAAGCCCAGAATCGCAGTGTTGAACACAAAGCCTACCAGTGA
- a CDS encoding putative bifunctional diguanylate cyclase/phosphodiesterase — MLIGSYSSSLVLISLCVAILASYTALDLTGRITTATGRAVYLWIGGGAMAMGTGIWSMHFIGMLALNLPIELGYDITLTLLSLLIAGLSSGFALWLVSQPTLPWLQLGFGALIMGTGISSMHYTGMAALRMAPGIDYDPTLFSASLVIAVGASAAALWIAFRLRQQTLYVRQIRGGAAIIMGLAIVGMHYTGMAAANFPEGSYCGALGSGLSGNGLDYLVLITTLAVLAAALLTSVLDARLEARTAELARSLTLANQELTQLALHDTLTSLPNRTLLADRIDQAINKVAEQGGCFALMFIDLDGFKPVNDAFGHHTGDLLLKEVALRLRGHLHSQDTLARIGGDEFVLLVELQEADDAVGVAAKQVNLISRSFRVAEQNLQISASIGIVLYPGNGIDQQELLRNADAAMYHAKSAGKNGYSFFDVSMNSNARLQLQLLQDLRIALEQGQFRLYYQPKFDAHDCQPIGAEALLRWEHPQHGLLLPDRFIVQAEKTGLIIPIGEWVLDEACRQMRLWIDQGHSNWRIAVNLSAIQFCHTGLVESVARVLARHRLPANSLTLEITETTAMRDADASLQVLQQLSDMGVDLSIDDFGTGYSSLMYLKRLPANELKIDRGFVRDLEQDSDDAAIVSAIVALGQALGLRIVAEGVETDRQQTFLTRLGCDSLQGYLLGQPQPAERFIADIERGRKARAAS; from the coding sequence ATGCTGATCGGTAGTTACTCGTCTTCGCTGGTATTGATTTCGCTGTGCGTGGCCATCCTTGCTTCCTATACCGCCCTTGACCTGACCGGCCGGATCACCACCGCCACGGGCCGTGCGGTGTACCTGTGGATCGGCGGCGGGGCCATGGCCATGGGCACCGGGATCTGGTCGATGCACTTTATCGGCATGCTCGCCCTGAACCTGCCGATCGAACTGGGCTATGACATCACCCTGACCTTGCTGTCGCTGCTGATCGCCGGGCTGTCGTCGGGCTTTGCCCTGTGGCTGGTCAGCCAGCCGACCTTGCCCTGGCTGCAATTGGGCTTTGGCGCGCTGATCATGGGTACCGGCATCAGCAGCATGCACTACACCGGCATGGCCGCGCTGCGCATGGCGCCGGGCATCGACTACGACCCGACACTGTTCAGTGCCTCATTGGTGATTGCCGTGGGGGCGTCGGCAGCGGCCTTGTGGATCGCCTTTCGCTTGCGCCAGCAAACCCTGTATGTACGCCAGATCCGTGGCGGCGCGGCAATCATCATGGGCCTGGCGATTGTCGGCATGCACTACACCGGCATGGCGGCAGCGAATTTCCCCGAAGGCAGCTACTGCGGCGCCTTGGGCAGCGGCCTGAGTGGCAACGGCCTGGACTACCTGGTGTTGATCACCACCCTGGCAGTACTGGCCGCCGCCTTGCTGACTTCGGTGCTGGATGCTCGCCTGGAGGCGCGTACCGCCGAACTTGCCCGTTCGTTGACCCTGGCCAACCAGGAGCTTACCCAGCTGGCCCTGCATGACACCCTCACCAGCTTGCCGAACCGTACGCTGCTGGCCGACCGCATCGACCAGGCGATCAACAAGGTGGCGGAGCAGGGCGGATGCTTTGCCTTGATGTTCATTGACCTGGACGGCTTCAAACCGGTCAACGATGCCTTCGGCCACCACACCGGCGACCTGCTGCTCAAGGAAGTCGCCCTGCGTCTGCGCGGCCATCTGCACAGCCAGGACACCCTGGCGCGGATCGGCGGCGATGAGTTCGTGCTGCTGGTCGAGTTGCAGGAGGCCGATGACGCTGTGGGCGTGGCGGCCAAGCAGGTCAACCTGATTTCGCGCAGCTTTCGTGTTGCCGAGCAAAACCTGCAGATTTCGGCCAGTATCGGCATCGTCCTGTACCCGGGCAATGGCATCGACCAGCAAGAGCTGCTGCGCAACGCCGATGCCGCCATGTACCACGCCAAGAGCGCCGGCAAGAACGGCTACAGCTTTTTCGACGTGTCGATGAACAGCAACGCGCGCTTGCAGTTGCAACTGCTGCAAGATTTGCGCATAGCACTGGAGCAGGGTCAGTTCCGCCTGTACTACCAGCCCAAGTTCGATGCCCACGACTGCCAGCCGATAGGCGCCGAGGCGCTGTTGCGCTGGGAACACCCGCAGCATGGCCTGCTGCTGCCGGACCGCTTCATCGTCCAGGCGGAAAAGACCGGGCTGATCATCCCCATCGGTGAGTGGGTGCTGGATGAAGCGTGCCGGCAGATGCGCCTGTGGATCGACCAGGGCCATAGCAACTGGCGCATCGCCGTGAACCTTTCGGCCATCCAGTTCTGCCACACCGGGCTGGTCGAGAGTGTGGCCAGGGTGTTGGCCCGGCACCGCTTGCCGGCCAACAGCCTGACCCTGGAAATCACCGAGACCACCGCCATGCGCGACGCCGACGCCAGCCTGCAGGTGCTGCAGCAGCTCTCGGACATGGGCGTGGACCTGTCCATCGATGACTTCGGTACCGGTTACTCGAGCCTGATGTACCTCAAGCGCCTGCCGGCCAATGAACTGAAGATCGACCGTGGCTTTGTTCGCGACCTGGAGCAGGACAGCGACGATGCCGCCATCGTCTCGGCCATCGTTGCACTGGGCCAGGCACTGGGGCTGCGGATTGTTGCCGAAGGAGTGGAAACCGATCGCCAGCAGACGTTCCTGACACGCTTGGGATGCGATTCGTTGCAGGGCTACCTGCTCGGTCAGCCGCAGCCGGCCGAGCGCTTCATTGCCGATATCGAACGAGGGCGCAAGGCCCGGGCCGCCAGCTGA
- a CDS encoding site-specific integrase, giving the protein MSDSLQNPLLQYLARLAPSSQLTMKYILQDAADRLDFEDCDIAEVPWHQLEPGHVTALVAALRADGFAPNTSSLYVNAVRGVMNEAWRLGLVSQEQLLKIRTVKPIQGTRLAVGRNLKRSLIRELMEACAADPRPQGLRDAAVIALLYGTGMRKSESVNLSLSQVDFDERSLQVLGKGNKQLIKYAPPWAFEKLNAWLAFRREQLPEGQADDEFLFNRIRRGSHITRERITKHAIYYIARQRGTQVGVKIMPHDFRRSFITRVIEEHDLSIAQKLAHHSNIQTTANYDMRDDNERRRAVDRYDY; this is encoded by the coding sequence TTGTCCGATTCACTGCAAAACCCCTTGTTGCAATACCTCGCCCGTCTGGCGCCTTCGAGCCAGCTGACCATGAAGTACATCCTTCAGGACGCCGCCGACCGCCTGGATTTTGAGGATTGCGACATCGCCGAGGTGCCCTGGCACCAGCTCGAACCCGGGCATGTCACCGCCCTGGTGGCAGCCTTGCGCGCCGATGGCTTTGCCCCCAACACCTCGTCGCTGTATGTCAACGCGGTACGTGGGGTGATGAACGAAGCCTGGCGCCTGGGCCTGGTCAGCCAGGAGCAGTTGCTGAAAATACGCACGGTCAAGCCGATCCAGGGCACGCGCCTGGCGGTCGGGCGCAACCTCAAACGCAGCCTGATCCGCGAGCTGATGGAAGCCTGCGCCGCCGACCCAAGGCCCCAGGGTCTGCGTGATGCAGCGGTGATTGCCTTGCTGTACGGCACCGGCATGCGCAAGTCCGAGTCGGTCAACCTGAGCTTGAGCCAGGTAGATTTCGACGAGCGTAGCCTGCAGGTGCTGGGCAAGGGCAACAAGCAACTGATCAAGTACGCACCGCCCTGGGCTTTCGAGAAACTCAATGCCTGGCTTGCGTTTCGCCGCGAGCAACTGCCTGAAGGGCAGGCGGATGATGAGTTCCTGTTCAACCGCATCCGCCGTGGCAGCCACATCACCCGCGAACGCATCACCAAGCACGCGATCTACTACATCGCCCGCCAGCGCGGCACCCAGGTCGGGGTGAAGATCATGCCCCACGATTTTCGCCGCTCGTTCATTACCCGGGTGATCGAGGAGCATGACCTGTCGATTGCGCAGAAGCTGGCCCACCACAGCAACATCCAGACCACCGCCAATTACGACATGCGCGACGACAACGAACGGCGGCGGGCGGTGGATCGTTACGATTACTGA
- a CDS encoding NADP-dependent glyceraldehyde-3-phosphate dehydrogenase, with protein MDRLLDSLFPTANEIPEAYRLGEPLEQREYLVNGQLQRWDGPLATVRSPVWLKEGDDERQVILGNTPLLDADTALTALDAAVQAYDKGRGAWPTMRVAERIQHVETFLGKMRAQREAVVKLLMWEIGKNLKDSEKEFDRTCDYIVDTIGALKELDRRSSRFELEQDTLGQIRRAPLGVALCMGPYNYPLNETFTTLIPALIMGNTVVFKPAKFGVLLIRPLLEAFRDSFPAGVINVIYGRGRETVSALMASGKIDVFAFIGTNKAASDLKKLHPRPHRLRAALGLDAKNPGIVLPEVDLDNAVNESVTGALSFNGQRCTALKILFVHEDVVDSFLEKFQRKLAALKPGMPWEPGVALTPLPEAGKIDYLNGLVADAVDHGARVINEGGGASRGSFFYPALLYPVNARMRVYQEEQFGPLVPVVPYRDLQTVIDYVLDSDFGQQLSIFGNNSAEVGRLVDTFANQVGRINLNAQCQRGPDTYPFNGRKNSAEGTLSVHDALRVFSIRTLVATRFQDSNKQLISDIIRNRESSFLTTDYIF; from the coding sequence ATGGACCGTCTGCTCGATTCGCTGTTTCCCACTGCCAACGAGATTCCCGAGGCGTACCGCCTGGGTGAACCGCTGGAGCAACGCGAGTACCTGGTCAACGGCCAGTTGCAGCGCTGGGACGGGCCGCTGGCCACGGTGCGCAGCCCGGTGTGGCTCAAGGAGGGCGACGACGAGCGCCAGGTGATCCTGGGCAACACCCCGCTGCTGGATGCCGACACCGCCCTCACTGCCCTGGACGCCGCCGTGCAGGCCTACGACAAGGGCCGCGGCGCCTGGCCGACGATGCGCGTGGCCGAGCGCATCCAGCATGTCGAAACCTTCCTGGGCAAGATGCGCGCGCAGCGCGAGGCAGTGGTCAAGCTGCTGATGTGGGAGATCGGCAAGAACCTCAAGGACTCGGAAAAGGAGTTCGACCGCACCTGCGACTACATCGTCGACACCATCGGCGCGCTCAAGGAACTGGACCGGCGCTCCAGCCGCTTCGAACTGGAGCAGGACACCCTCGGCCAGATCCGCCGCGCGCCACTGGGCGTGGCGCTGTGCATGGGCCCCTACAACTACCCGCTCAACGAAACCTTCACCACCTTGATCCCGGCGCTGATCATGGGCAATACGGTGGTGTTCAAGCCGGCCAAGTTCGGCGTGCTGCTGATCCGGCCGTTGCTCGAAGCGTTCCGCGACAGTTTCCCGGCCGGGGTGATCAACGTCATCTATGGCCGTGGCCGCGAGACCGTCAGTGCGCTGATGGCCAGCGGCAAGATCGACGTGTTCGCCTTCATCGGCACCAACAAGGCCGCCAGCGACCTGAAAAAACTCCACCCGCGCCCGCACCGCCTGCGTGCGGCCCTGGGCCTGGACGCGAAGAACCCGGGGATCGTGCTGCCCGAGGTCGACCTCGACAACGCGGTGAACGAGTCGGTGACCGGCGCCCTGTCGTTCAACGGCCAGCGCTGCACGGCGCTGAAGATCCTGTTCGTGCATGAAGACGTGGTCGACAGCTTCCTGGAAAAATTCCAGCGCAAGCTGGCCGCGCTCAAGCCAGGCATGCCCTGGGAGCCGGGCGTGGCCCTGACGCCGCTGCCTGAAGCCGGCAAGATCGACTACCTCAATGGCCTGGTGGCCGATGCCGTGGACCACGGTGCCAGGGTCATCAACGAAGGCGGTGGCGCCAGCCGGGGTTCGTTCTTCTACCCCGCCCTGCTGTACCCGGTGAATGCACGGATGCGCGTGTACCAGGAAGAACAGTTCGGCCCGCTGGTGCCGGTGGTGCCCTACCGCGACCTGCAGACGGTGATCGATTACGTGCTCGATTCCGATTTCGGCCAGCAGTTGAGTATCTTCGGCAACAATTCAGCCGAGGTCGGTCGGCTGGTCGACACCTTCGCCAACCAGGTCGGCCGCATCAACCTCAACGCCCAGTGCCAGCGTGGCCCGGACACCTACCCGTTCAACGGCCGCAAGAACTCCGCCGAAGGCACCCTGTCGGTGCATGATGCGCTGCGGGTGTTCTCGATCCGCACCCTGGTGGCGACCAGGTTCCAGGACAGCAACAAGCAGTTGATCAGCGACATCATCCGCAACCGCGAGTCGAGTTTTTTGACCACCGATTACATTTTCTGA
- a CDS encoding VOC family protein, giving the protein MAVKPIPEGQHSITPYLGIKEAAKAIEFYKKAFGAVEMFRLDGPDGRVGHAELKIGDSSLMLAEPCPESGNLKGNQPGKGVGIGLHLYVEDADKVFAQAIAAGATQVHEVKDQFYGDRSGTLEDPFGNLWYVSTHKEDLSVEEIRARAAKLFGGQ; this is encoded by the coding sequence ATGGCAGTCAAACCAATCCCCGAAGGGCAGCACAGCATTACCCCCTACCTGGGCATCAAGGAAGCCGCCAAGGCCATCGAGTTCTACAAAAAAGCCTTCGGTGCGGTCGAGATGTTCCGCCTCGACGGCCCTGATGGACGCGTCGGCCATGCCGAGCTGAAAATCGGCGACTCCTCGCTGATGCTCGCCGAGCCGTGCCCAGAGTCTGGCAACCTGAAGGGTAACCAGCCGGGCAAAGGTGTGGGCATCGGCTTGCACCTGTATGTCGAGGACGCCGACAAAGTGTTCGCCCAGGCCATCGCCGCCGGCGCCACCCAGGTCCACGAAGTCAAGGACCAGTTCTACGGCGACCGTAGCGGCACCCTCGAAGACCCGTTCGGCAACCTGTGGTACGTCTCAACCCACAAGGAAGACCTCAGCGTGGAAGAGATCCGCGCCCGCGCCGCCAAGCTGTTCGGCGGCCAGTAA
- a CDS encoding DUF1652 domain-containing protein, with the protein MNKLTFPNACQMMRWHFHPLGFEASMDAPRSMVARLFDRASGETLLAIAGIPCATVMPAADVERIIEAVEAELDAFQLSCTLHAVG; encoded by the coding sequence ATGAACAAGCTGACGTTCCCCAACGCCTGCCAGATGATGCGCTGGCATTTTCATCCGCTGGGCTTCGAAGCCAGCATGGATGCGCCACGCAGCATGGTCGCGCGCCTGTTCGACCGGGCCAGTGGCGAAACCCTGCTGGCCATCGCTGGCATTCCCTGCGCAACCGTGATGCCGGCGGCCGATGTCGAGCGCATCATCGAAGCGGTAGAAGCCGAGCTCGATGCCTTCCAGCTGTCTTGCACCCTGCACGCCGTCGGCTGA
- a CDS encoding DUF1345 domain-containing protein, whose amino-acid sequence MAFHRLTRTHPRLSFSAVVGALAGWLIPAQGLVQQILTGWNVGVWLYLVLVLWLTLRASPEKVREVACIEDENAGLVLLTVSIAAIASLAAVTLQLAASRDLSGGPQLLHYLYTGFTVAGSWLMIGMIFSLHYARLYYTTDSKAPLLRFADGELNPDYWDFLYFSFTLNVAVQTSDVGVAGRQMRRIVLAHSLVGFVFNTAILGFTINIAAGLLN is encoded by the coding sequence ATGGCTTTCCATCGACTGACCCGCACTCACCCGCGCTTGAGTTTTTCTGCCGTAGTCGGCGCCCTGGCCGGCTGGCTGATCCCGGCCCAGGGCCTGGTTCAGCAGATTCTCACCGGCTGGAACGTCGGTGTCTGGTTGTACCTGGTGCTGGTGCTGTGGCTGACCCTGCGTGCCAGCCCCGAGAAGGTACGCGAAGTCGCCTGCATCGAGGATGAAAACGCCGGGCTGGTACTGTTGACTGTCAGCATTGCGGCGATCGCCAGCCTTGCCGCGGTGACCTTGCAACTGGCGGCCAGCCGCGACCTTAGCGGTGGTCCGCAATTGCTGCACTACCTCTATACCGGCTTCACCGTGGCCGGCTCGTGGTTGATGATTGGCATGATTTTCAGCCTGCATTACGCCAGGCTGTACTACACCACCGACAGCAAAGCGCCGTTGCTGCGTTTTGCCGACGGCGAACTGAACCCTGATTACTGGGACTTTCTGTACTTCTCCTTCACCCTCAACGTCGCCGTGCAAACCTCGGACGTCGGCGTTGCCGGCCGGCAGATGCGCCGCATCGTACTGGCCCACTCACTGGTAGGCTTTGTGTTCAACACTGCGATTCTGGGCTTTACCATCAACATTGCCGCCGGCTTGCTGAACTGA